One window of Papaver somniferum cultivar HN1 chromosome 9, ASM357369v1, whole genome shotgun sequence genomic DNA carries:
- the LOC113310058 gene encoding pentatricopeptide repeat-containing protein At3g12770-like yields MIRRRITSKSPISIILTGIPFEFPAIFVEHFSSASSLHLDYYYDEPNHFNAVDPDIFFSNLIDNSTHKRHLIQIQTHLIVSGLKDSKYLVTKFVNSCSNIGEIHYARKVLEEIYEPNIFLWNAVIRGHSKNNLFGDALKMYTRMQTEGTGPDRFTLPYILKACSATSALRMGRTIHCQIFRHGFESDVFVQNGLVALYAKCGKIDQAQVVFDGLGERNIVSWTSILSGYSQNGQPMEALRIFSEMRRFDVKLDWISLVSVLRAYTDVEDLKQGRAVHGSVVKLGLDLEPDMLIALTAMYAKSWEVTVAKFLFNQMETPDVILWNAMISGYAKTGYADEAVELFRMMISKNIKPDSVSVRSAIVAYAQVGSLKLARWIDEFINRSEYKNDVFVNTALIDMYAKCGSVTSARSIFDRMLKKDVVVWSSMIVSYGLHGQGQEAIDLFQEMKLAGVKPNDVTFLGLLIACNHSGLVQEGWEYFYCMTRDHGIEPRHQHYACVVDLLGRGGYLDKAYEFITKMPMEPGITVWGALLSACKIHRRVTLGEYAAERIFSLDPLNAGHYVQLSNLYASVGMWSHVSKVRVLMKEKGLSKDLGYSSIEINGKLQAFRVGDKSHPRSKEIYQELEELERRMKEAGFVPNTASALHDLNNEDKEENLCNHSERLAIAFGLISTPPGTTLRIIKNLRACVNCHSAAKFISKLVGREIVVRDANRFHHFKDGLCSCGDYW; encoded by the coding sequence ATGATAAGAAGAAGGATTACCTCTAAATCTCCCATTTCTATCATTCTGACGGGCATCCCATTTGAATTTCCCGCCATATTTGTCGAACATTTTTCTTCAGCATCATCTCTGCATTTAGATTACTACTACGATGAACCGAACCACTTCAATGCCGTTGATCCTGACATTTTCTTCTCCAATCTAATAGACAACTCAACCCATAAGAGACATCTCATACAAATTCAGACCCATCTCATTGTGTCAGGATTAAAAGATAGCAAGTATTTAGTAACCAAGTTTGTTAATTCTTGTTCTAACATTGGTGAAATTCATTATGCACGTAAAGTACTTGAAGAAATTTAtgaaccaaatatttttctttggaATGCAGTTATACGGGGTCATTCTAAGAATAATTTATTTGGTGATGCGCTTAAAATGTATACTAGAATGCAGACGGAAGGCACGGGTCCGGATAGATTTACCCTTCCCTATATCTTAAAAGCGTGCAGTGCTACATCAGCGTTGAGAATGGGAAGAACTATCCATTGTCAGATATTCAGACATGGGTTTGAATCAGATGTGTTTGTGCAGAATGGCCTGGTGGCATTGTACGCAAAGTGTGGTAAAATTGATCAGGCCCAAGTTGTTTTCGATGGATTAGGTGAAAGGAATATTGTTTCCTGGACCTCAATTCTTTCCGGTTATTCCCAAAATGGTCAGCCTATGGAAGCTTTGAGAATTTTTAGTGAAATGAGACGATTTGATGTAAAACTGGATTGGATTTCTCTAGTGAGTGTTCTCAGGGCTTATACTGACGTTGAAGATCTGAAGCAGGGGAGAGCTGTTCATGGTTCTGTTGTCAAATTGGGGCTTGACTTGGAACCTGACATGTTAATTGCACTTACTGCAATGTATGCAAAATCTTGGGAAGTGACAGTTGCAAAATTCTTGTTTAACCAAATGGAAACGCCTGATGTGATTCTGTGGAACGCTATGATATCTGGGTATGCAAAAACTGGTTATGCAGATGAAGCTGTAGAGCTTTTCCGTATGATGATTTCTAAAAACATCAAACCCGATTCTGTATCAGTACGATCTGCAATTGTAGCTTATGCGCAAGTGGGGTCTCTTAAGTTGGCTAGATGGATAGATGAGTTTATTAACAGAAGTGAGTACAAAAATGATGTATTTGTCAATACGGCCCTTATTGACATGTATGCAAAATGCGGTAGTGTAACTTCTGCACGTTCTATATTTGATCGGATGCTGAAAAAAGATGTGGTAGTTTGGAGCTCTATGATTGTAAGTTATGGGTTGCATGGTCAAGGCCAAGAAGCTATTGATCTTTTCCAAGAAATGAAACTAGCAGGAGTAAAACCAAATGATGTCACCTTTCTTGGGCTTCTCATCGCATGCAACCATTCTGGTTTAGTCCAGGAAGGATGGGAGTATTTCTATTGCATGACAAGAGATCATGGGATTGAGCCCCGGCATCAACACTATGCTTGTGTGGTTGATCTTCTTGGTCGTGGTGGATATTTGGACAAGGCCTATGAGTTCATCACAAAGATGCCCATGGAACCAGGGATTACAGTGTGGGGAGCACTGCTGAGTGCCTGTAAAATACATCGCCGTGTGACTTTAGGAGAATATGCAGCAGAACGTATTTTTTCTTTAGACCCATTAAATGCAGGGCATTACGTGCAGCTCTCAAATCTCTATGCTTCAGTTGGCATGTGGAGTCATGTGTCAAAGGTTCGAGTTCTTATGAAAGAGAAGGGATTGAGCAAAGATCTTGGGTACAGTTCAATCGAGATAAATGGAAAACTTCAGGCATTCCGTGTGGGAGATAAGTCACATCCTAGATCAAAAGAGATATATCAAGAGCTGGAGGAGCTGGAAAGAAGAATGAAGGAGGCAGGGTTTGTTCCCAACACAGCCTCGGCCTTGCATGATTTGAACAATGAAGACAAGGAAGAAAATCTGTGCAACCACAGTGAGAGGTTAGCCATTGCTTTTGGACTTATCAGCACGCCTCCTGGCACAACTCTACGAATAATAAAGAACCTCCGGGCATGTGTGAACTGTCATTCAGCGGCGAAGTTCATATCTAAGCTAGTTGGAAGAGAGATAGTTGTAAGGGATGCGAAccggtttcatcatttcaagGATGGTCTTTGTTCTTGTGGAGATTATTGGTGA
- the LOC113313890 gene encoding probable replication factor A 73 kDa subunit, translating into MGIKDTSVVVVVSSTYVRKYQGKYSLSSTNATKVFFNLAIPEVLDMRERSCRITPAREITHPDRNKQPVVDLTMPDNTKTISELLESKWESSQQALNRIIVKASATRALTAKGWYYLGCNKCTAKVVGEEGDYGCTGCENKVEEPTPRYLLHFEVTDDTGSTLFAALDSEVQRMVHASASDMVRLGEDEGERRVVAALKS; encoded by the exons ATGGGAATAAAAGACACATCCGTGGTCGTCGTCGTCTCATCCACTTATGTTCGGAAATATCAGG GTAAGTACTCTTTGTCTTCCACGAATGCAACTAAGGTCTTCTTCAACCTCGCTATTCCCGAGGTTCTAGACATGAGAGAAAG GTCTTGCAGAATAACACCAGCTCGGGAAATAACACATCCCGATCGAAATAAGCAACCTGTTGTTGACCTCACTATGCCAGATAATACAAAAACAATTTCTGAATTGTTGGAAAGCAAGTGGGAGTCCTCACAACAG GCACTGAACCGAATCATTGTCAAAGCAAGTGCAACTAGAGCTTTAACTGCCAAGGGTTGGTACTATCTGGGATGCAACAAGTGCACGGCCAAAGTGGTAGGTGAGGAAGGCGACTATGGATGCACAGGGTGCGAAAACAAGGTCGAAGAACCTACACCCAG GTATCTTCTCCATTTCGAGGTCACAGACGACACAGGTTCTACCCTTTTTGCTGCCCTTGACAGTGAAGTCCAACGAATGGTCCATGCATCAGCCTCTGACATGGTCAGGCTAGGAGAG GATGAAGGAGAGCGGAGGGTTGTTGCAGCTTTGAAGAGCTAG